The Lolium rigidum isolate FL_2022 chromosome 2, APGP_CSIRO_Lrig_0.1, whole genome shotgun sequence genomic interval tatttttggtgttttagaatttggaatgaagaacaaaaggaaacaagcaaaatctttttggattttcttatagcaaaccaacgatagcaaataaagcaagataaaagcaagaaaccaaagtaaacaaatggtgaagagaaacaacagaattttttttggtccttttgtgttttgggaaagaaacaaagcaaaaacaagaaaatgaaaactaaaagaaacacagaaaagcaagatggcagaaatctgccaaaacttgacagcagtacagtaatcgattttaaagaaattcttacgctgctcagctcgaaaagtgttcaactaattaaagttagataacaacctggggaacatgcacaaaaattggcagctcaaaataacgttctggctgtgcgcacgaatttgtttagtaacagcccagaatctgttttcaatcaacacttccccaaatatcatcttcctctcattagaaaaccactcaaagaaactaaacaagtatatacaagtatccagcaaccataatatgcaaagaatgagttatgccggtatacctccccccaagcttaggcttttggcctaagtggagatcaaccccatggttcccatgaagtagcacctccgtagtacgacgaagatggatcatattccgggtatgtgctggaagaagcacccggatacgtgacggtgtagtcgtaggagggctcggcgtcctcggagtcatgctgctggtggaagctatgtatcttcagctgctcatccacctcctccttagagcgcgaccatggtttcctgtcaacactgaacaaatctggctgcggcaaagggacttccctctcttccccgtcagcaaacaacattctatagacaatattatctaaactagagtcatctgtaacaaattggtgactcttcatagcagcaatatcaagcctcacaggagttattttcacatcagtCGGGTTAACAGGAAgctctagatatgctaaaatgcgcgatgcaataattcctccaaatatgggccccttgttggacaagcggcgagcaacaagagcaccaagatgataaggtgtgtccccagtaagtgcagcaattaagaaacataGATgaaccccatgtcattataaatctaacgtgaaccatggggcaatcggctctttgagccgatccacatggcaacctaagagccgatcggggctcgtatttaatgtttacgtgtttgccatgcaggaaactaattgaagcaatccatcaccttcctgaccaggtataggtcaggtggcacgccctcgcaaccgccaggacgtgtgccggagcattgcgggccgttgtccgagggaccaggacccaccagcagtcctgggagcctcccgactctccgtgttgcccgtcgctgctcgccggtgggttttggtaggcaacaggaACATATTCTAAGATGGCCGAAAAAAGAGATAACACAAATTGAAAAGGTgcactcacatgaaataatagccATGGCTAGTTGGTATATTTGGTGGCAAAGAAGGGAAATAGTAAAGGGTGAGACTGTTAGTCCGCCGAAAAATACTGCGTTTGCGATCAATGCAATAATGGCAAATTATGAAGCTGCGACGAGTGCACATGTCGCTAAAGAAATAATCTGGAAGAAACCTCCTAGAGGAAAGATCAAATTCAATATTGATGCATCCTATGTGGTGAATGGATCGGGATCAGCGGGTGCAGTTCTTAGAaatgacaagggtgaggttttggggGGTATGGCGTGTCCCCTGGAGAATCTCTTATGCGCAACGACTGCGGAAGCATATGCTATGCTAAAAGGTTTGGAGTTTTTGGATAAATTTGGGTGTTCCTCATGAATAATTGAATCTGATTCTCTTGAATTGATCCTGGCTTGCACTGGAGAGATGGAAATTAATGGTCCTTACACGGCTATCCAAGTGGCTCATGAGTTAGCTAGGTTTGCTTTTAGTTCTAAGGAGATCCTTAGTTGGGTGGATGATCCCCCGGATTTTATTTTACCTTTTGTTTTTAGGGATGTGACTCTGTTCACAAACTTGTAACTGTACTTGTGGTTCCGGCAGCAAGTTTcacacgcactcttttccttccagggtaccgaaggggactggaaggtttttaatgaggcggcttgcttgccTAATATATTATCCTTTGTCAAAAAAAAGTTGAAGAGAGAACTTttccccacgatgattttgatatattatacgctttATTCCGATGTTGTATGCAAAAATTAATgcagttttaccatttttcaaactttttttgaaaaaaaagtcaaaatttgaatttcttaatttcaccgaatagtaggttgcataacatctaagaatctgaaaacattatattttttgaattttctatccttttcatttgtattttacaaagcaaaaaaaggtgatccacgggggggggggggaggggtggAGGTGCGTTGGGAGCAggtaaacctttagtaccggttcgtgacacgaaccgacaCTAAAAGtctagcctttagtaccggttcgtgtcacgaaccggtactaaaggttttccggctgactctaaccctttagtaccggttcgtgacacgaaacggtactaaaggtccttacgaaccggtactaaaggcctgggcagtgcaaccggtactaatgcaccctttagtaccgattcGTAAGGAAACCAGTACTAAAGGCCTGgacggaagcccctttttctactagtgattgcACTTTCCACCAGGTGGGCGAATAAGAAATAGCCACGTGTTCGAAGCCCGCAACGCGATGCCTGCTTATAGCTGGGCTGGATTTCTAGTTCGGCCGAGTTAAAAATAGGCCCGTTCGAAGCCCGCAACACGAGGCTTGCTTATAGCTGGGCTGGATTTCTAGTTCGGCCCAGATAAAAATATGGCACGGCCCTTTATGAGATGAAATATTTATATCTTCACGACTGGATTATATTCGGCCTAGTTTGCTAGTTTAGTATATGACACGGCATGCCCACGACCCATCATAGAAAGGATATTAGCCTGCTATGATAAATTAGAGATCCAGGAATAAGCATCGTACATTCGTACATGACATAAAACGGCTCAAGGGGATTGCTTGCATAAACCGAAGCCACGAAAGTAACATGAATAATTACAGGCATAAAATATGTACATTAAACTAGAATTATTACACGCATACACATATCACAGTTAAACGAGTACAGTTACATGAACATTAGTTTAATGTTGTCGGAGGAGATAACCCCTAGTAGGTTAAGATTGGGTGTAATTAGCCGGCATAAGATTAATATGCCGGATAACCGGGCTATGCTCGAATACGGCATGACGATAAGCTAAGTGTAGACCAAGGTAAGGGTCAACCGGCTTAAAGCTAAGGCACAAATCCGTACCTAGAGACATACATGATTGTTGCACTCCGGTCATTCCTTCCATCTACTACAACTATTATTGTACCTCTTGTTAATCTTGCCACCGTCGGCATCGGGACATCCAACCCATCATCGGCCACGATCGAGTTCCGCCATCGCCGTTGTTGCGTACTAGTTGGTAGCCGGATCAAATCCATTCGTTTGTGTTTGATTGTTGCTAGCTGACATGTGTTTTGTAACCGGTCCTCCCGCGGCATATGTTTGGCATGGAGGAGAGATGGACGCGAATGTGGGCCACAAAGGGTcatcggcggcggtggacacCACCAAAGTCAACAGTGGCGCCGATCCCGCTGGGGCTGGAGGCGGCGATCAACATGATCATCGCGAGGTACAACCCCGAGACGTGCGGCGAGTTTGGCGGCCGAGACATTACTAGGTTCGCCGATGTCAAAAATCACGGTCCACGAAGGCGTCGCGGGCACTTTTTTACGGCGAAGGTGAAGTCCAAGTACTTTGAGCCGGAAATCCAAATTTCGTTCCGGAATTAAAGTTTTGGTTGTTCCATTATTATGTACAAGAATTGGCCGAAACCGGTGAATCTCGGCCATGCAATTTTGGTTGTTCCTTTGTTTTTCGGAATATAAATTTTGATCGAAATGTGTGAATATGTCGGGCATTCAGTTGAAGCCCGGTAaaaccatatgtagcactaattgCTTCGTCTCTAGTGGTGCCGAAATGATGGTTTGATTGACTATTTAGCTCATCAATTGTATTTTTGGAATGAGTTGGCTCAGAAACTAAAGCGAAGACGCGTGTACGTGAAGAAGAGAGAGATAAGAAGAAGATCCAGCTCCTCCCTTAATTTGCTCGTGGGGTGGAGAAGTAAGTGTGCGACGAGCCGACGAACAAGCTGGCGCGGGATTGATTTCCCGTAATACTAGTAGTTGGTAACGTGCTCCTTGGTGAATAAACTCGTTGGGACCTGATGTTGTAATATTCACCAGCAGTAGCTAATTAAGTTGAAGAGAGAACAATAGAAGGATCGATCGATCTTGCGTATGTGCACGTGCATGTAGATGGAGGATGACTGTCGCGACTCAGGAAAACAATCGAGCGGTGAAACAAAATGGTTGACCTGCTGCTGGAACGCGGGGCTGATTGATCGATCGATTAGGTGTGGTTCGATTAGATGATGCATGCTTAACATAACAGCGTCCTTCTTTCGACGCCGGGCCATTACTTCGTGTCTGCGGAACAGCGCACCCAGGCGGAAGACACGAGGAGCGAGTATACCTGGACCGAGTTACGTTGATGTGCACGATGCGGAAGCCGCTGCTGATCCACGAGTTCGGCAAGTCGCATGTAGAGACTCTGGGTTCACCAGTGCGCAGCGGGACGCCCAGTTCGGCACGGTGTACGCCAAGATCTACCAGTCGACGCGGACGGGCGGGCTGGCCGTGAGCGGGGCTCTTTTGGCAGCTCATGGCCGATGGCATGGAATCCTACGGGAACGGCTACGACGTCATCTTCGCCGAGGCGCCGCCGTCCACCACCGTCATCGTCACGTCGCAGAGCTGGAAGCTCAAGCTGCTTGGCAAGGCATTGGCCCGAGTAGCGGGCAGCAATGGCGGCAACTAGCCAATTCGTTAAAGTGATCATCAGCACGCCATCACAGAGTAAGAATGTGCACGTGTGTTTTACATGTGTGAGTTAAGCTCTCCTCGAGATGATTCCGAATCACGAGATAGCCATCATGTGGCAAAGTTTATGATGAAAGTCTGCTTGCATTGCAGGAGTGCCTTGGACATATGATAATGTACAAGTTAATTATCTTGGACCACACTGGCGTTATTAGTAGCACGCAATATGCACGTTCATGCTTTTTTGCCGATCGGACATCAGACCGGCAGGAAGAGCTCATGAACAACACCTATGTTGTCTCGGCAAACCCAATCTTCGTATTTCCATAATCAAAGACCGTGTGATAGGCTTTCATGAATATATCACCCAAGATCCTGCGACACCAATTTCTCATTGTCAGAACCGGGGACAGCAAGTTCACGGAGCGTTTGCTTTCAGTTTTGAAGATACAAACatctttctcttttttcttttctttttaatgCCTAATAATTCCTAAAACTCTGAAACTAGCAAACATCGTATTTTTTTCTGGAGAAGAGGTATCACAAACAACTTTTATATTGATTCCAAGAAAGCTGTGAGATCATAACACGTGCATAACTTTACCAGAGAGGGCCACTGGAAGGAGGAGCGTCCATAGCTGAGAATCCACTCATGCACCGGGTATCATCACCCTCAACAATCTTCACTATGTACTGAATAACAGAAATCACAAGTCAAACCAAATCAGCACTAACCGGTAATAAAGCTTGTGTGGCTCTTCAATTTCATATGCACGTAAGATTTTATAATTGATAACTGATATACAAAGGACCGAATCTTCAAAAAATCCGCGGGAACAACATATGGAATCTTAATAAAAAAATGATACTTGCTAAAACTGATAGATAATCTGGACACGCAGAAAATACGAGAGGTAATAACCAGGAACAAGAAGCAATACTTGTTCGGGTTTGAGCACAAACAGTTTGGTCCCAATGGAGAAGGCGACGTCAGGCATGAATTTAAGTTCTCCACAGTCCACGAATGATTCTCCCGCAGGGATAGGAATATAGTCACACATCTGCAAAGTTGAATAAGTTAGATTTTTTTCTGGTTCAACTGTGTTACAGTGTGATTCTTCCATTGGTATTACAAGGTAGGAAACATGCCTCGTTAATGGTATGCAATATAGAATCCTCGGTCTGATTATATGCAACTTGCTTCACCGCACATTGAACAATCCATTCACAAGCTTTGCACACAATAAAACCATTTGATGTCCTAACTTCATCTTCTAAACTTTGAATACCGGCGTTGTTGTCACCATGTACATAGGAAGGAACGTAACAATGTCAACCATCGGCACAGAAGCAAAACAATGTGAATGGTAAAAAGGAGACCAAACCTACTTCTGCATGCACTTCCACTCTTCATCTATTGAATTCTAAATTCCTTCAGTGCCGGCTAGGGAAAATTATTCCAAGAAAATCAAAGAATTTCGGTACGTTGAGAATATGGCAATTAACACTACTGCATAAATGATATTTTTTTTGTTGGTACTACGAAATATGGCAATTAACACTACTGCAGAAATTATCCTCGGGGTATAAATACATATATTTAACTACATGCCTTGGAAATGACTACACAAGATTGTTGTCATGGCTCTACTGATGTATGTCTGTATAcgtctgtggcacccccgggatcagggttagacaaataccagatcttcgtccgacataagcctaaccttgagctcgagagactacagtgagagaatcggtaacacaacaatgactctacgactcaaaagaatatattacaactcttagcagagtaagaTCCAAGCTATTGCACAtagaggtcactgacccaacattcaacaagcaacagaAACAaaatatgttattctaaataacaagatagcaaagggcttaagaagccataacataaaatGACGTCTCCGTCCATAAGTCGCAGGCTGCTGCCTGGGAACTTCAAACTAACCGTCGatattaacgtagaaaccaccttcggctgtagcaacttcatctgaaacaaaaacATGCAAATCTGAGTATAGGGACTCAGCAAAACTTAGTactaccttttagcaaagcgggtatgcgggctttctgtagatcttcttttgcgtaaagccaattttcctttgtaagataagagagaagagaatctcgactactcagaacctttgaaaggggataagagagcgacatctctatctctaatgatcatcatcttgtatccaccaatcttcatcatctcgaaccactatcctcggatccccCCCTAAACacccggtgacaagggattaacttatcaatgcctacgggttgtagactagggtttagttggaagtagagggcaagtagatctcgaaggtttcagccgaaaggtactcgacgattatgaaacaatgattcgatgctttgtttgtccctcgactcccccttatataggaggtggagccgagggattcgtattgtacaagttacagagtccgggagggtttccaactcctcccgcaagattacaaacatcatctcctaatacaactctaactttccttaatatcaactttgggcctccgattcttcttattcatcgagtcgtgggcctttagtaaaccccgggtactatcttcggcaggcccattggggatgcctatgtcagtagcccccgagattttgcttgaatcgtagagtcagggaaaatcttcactgtttatatttactcgacgACTTTAAACTCCTTTATATTTCtttatatgaatttctatattgtacagggataacggtaattggggctagttcatctgacggatcaggtactagttaactgctcagtggcaatccgcaaaaacctacttcaagatcacgtccccggacatgatctcgggatactggtgtaaacttcgacaagtgccgcttaaggtcttaccattctgtcgagtcccagtcatatttatcgggtacataacgcgtccgttaggatttttcttcgtatctattgatacggataaaagtagcaaaccgacgtcagagacggcgccacgccactcagaacggatctggggtcttaccttcgcaaagttttgcggcattcagaaattgttcgcgacTTTGgcattctgagaatatattgtcgagtgctttattcggctgttggaatggcacattttattgagtcaacggatgacttatattgctctcccgatgggagtatatgtagagttacattataactcgaaatatactctcttgctcttttatctttcttttttataatgtcatcgggcacgcgaacagcgttctcgatgggagtagcccccgaggctaccactacaagaaaagttctgatagacaacgtctcaaaatcgtccgctaaggggtatttttcgtcgcctatgggcctaacccgacgatatgggttctgttgtggaaactgcgtcgggcaaagtcctacgacgattttttcggtccgtcgcgcttgggcgcccttccgccacggaaaatcggaccgttgcccaagtgtttccgggagcccgttgaccgccgacgtcatgcaagccgacacgtggcggacgccgttaaccggcggttaacggcgttaaccggctgaaaccccgtggtagatggtaggcccacacgaggcctcgccacgtcttaagcgggccggcccattaagtttgcgggccgggccagctgacttagtttgaccggtcaactatatagctgggctggtccattagttacgtgggccgggcctaacctctaaggttgactggtcaaaactttaatgggccggcccactaagcatgtgggccgagccgaatgcactcgattgactggtcaacaggcaaaagggccggcccagaagacatgtgggacccactttcctggtatcgggccggcccatttacaaagt includes:
- the LOC124690022 gene encoding aspartic proteinase oryzasin-1-like; this translates as MCDYIPIPAGESFVDCGELKFMPDVAFSIGTKLFVLKPEQYIVKIVEGDDTRCMSGFSAMDAPPSSGPLWILGDIFMKAYHTVFDYGNTKIGFAETT